One genomic segment of Pedobacter endophyticus includes these proteins:
- the argC gene encoding N-acetyl-gamma-glutamyl-phosphate reductase, translating to MKIKAGIIGGAGYTGGEMLRILINHPNVEIAFVNSTSNAGNLVSDVHTDLIGDTDLRFIDNVDFDMLFGASPSGGGLEGAVLFLCVGHGDAKKFLAANPINDNIKIIDLSQDFRLTQNSQLSTRNFIYGLPELNRESIKSANNIANPGCFATCIQLGLLPLAAKGLIKREIHINATTGSTGAGQSLSATSHFSWRNNNLSIYKAFEHQHLNEIGESLLQLQPSLADTLSFIPQRGAFTRGILAAMYLESDLTLEEAQTIYEDYYSGHPFTHVSRKNIDLKQVVNTNKALVHVEKHGNKLFIISIIDNLLKGASGQAVQNMNLMFGLDEQAGLKLKAAYF from the coding sequence ATGAAAATTAAAGCAGGAATTATTGGTGGTGCAGGATACACAGGGGGCGAAATGCTCCGTATCCTGATCAACCATCCAAATGTCGAAATTGCTTTCGTAAATAGCACCAGTAACGCAGGAAACTTAGTTTCTGATGTGCATACTGATTTAATCGGCGATACAGATTTGCGTTTTATAGATAACGTAGATTTTGATATGCTCTTTGGAGCCTCCCCTTCTGGGGGAGGTTTGGAGGGGGCTGTGTTGTTTCTTTGCGTTGGTCACGGCGATGCTAAAAAATTTTTAGCTGCTAACCCAATTAACGACAACATTAAAATTATTGATTTATCTCAGGATTTCAGATTGACTCAGAACTCCCAACTCTCCACTCGTAACTTCATTTACGGACTTCCGGAGCTAAATCGCGAATCGATAAAATCAGCCAATAACATTGCTAACCCGGGTTGTTTTGCTACCTGCATTCAACTGGGCTTATTGCCGCTTGCTGCAAAAGGGTTGATTAAAAGGGAAATTCACATTAATGCTACAACGGGTTCAACTGGTGCCGGGCAAAGTTTATCTGCAACTTCTCATTTTAGCTGGAGAAATAATAATCTTTCCATTTATAAAGCTTTCGAGCATCAGCATTTAAATGAGATTGGCGAAAGTTTGTTGCAGTTGCAACCGTCGCTTGCGGATACTTTGAGCTTCATTCCTCAGCGTGGTGCATTTACCAGAGGCATTTTAGCTGCTATGTATTTAGAAAGTGATTTGACCTTAGAAGAAGCACAAACCATTTACGAAGATTATTATAGCGGTCATCCTTTTACCCATGTAAGTCGGAAAAACATCGATTTGAAGCAGGTTGTCAATACAAACAAAGCGCTGGTTCATGTTGAAAAGCATGGTAATAAATTATTTATCATCAGCATTATTGATAATCTTTTAAAAGGTGCCAGCGGACAGGCGGTTCAGAATATGAACTTGATGTTTGGCCTCGATGAACAAGCAGGACTGAAGTTGAAAGCAGCCTATTTTTAA
- the argG gene encoding argininosuccinate synthase produces the protein MMKKVVLAFSGGLDTSFCCIYLAQDRGLEVHSVIVNTGGFSDEELQEIEKRAYALGVKSHAVVDETESYYNDCIKYLIFGNVLKNATYPLSVSAERVSQATAIANYVKKIGADYVAHGSTGAGNDQVRFDMIFNILIPEVEIITPIRDLKLSREAEIEYLAEHGVEYSAAKATYSINKGLWGTSVGGKETLTSHDTLPESAWPTQVTETESRKVELTFEKGELVGIDGETLEPVRAIQKLQAIAQPFGIGRDIHVGDTIIGIKGRVGFEAAGPIIIIKAHHTLEKHTLTKWQLSWKEQLSSFYGNWLHEGQFHDPIMRNIEAFLADSQKVVSGKVFVELLPYRFNIIGIESNHDLMSNKFGSYGEMNNAWSGEDVKGFSKIFGNQVMIWHKVNSEA, from the coding sequence ATTATGAAAAAAGTAGTTTTAGCTTTTAGCGGAGGTCTCGACACCTCGTTTTGTTGTATTTATCTTGCTCAGGATCGCGGCTTAGAGGTTCACTCAGTAATTGTGAACACAGGCGGTTTTTCTGATGAAGAATTACAAGAAATAGAGAAACGGGCTTATGCTTTGGGAGTGAAATCTCATGCGGTGGTAGATGAAACTGAAAGCTATTACAATGATTGCATCAAGTACCTGATTTTCGGTAACGTATTAAAAAACGCTACCTATCCACTTTCGGTAAGTGCCGAGCGTGTAAGCCAGGCGACGGCAATTGCCAACTACGTGAAGAAGATTGGTGCCGATTACGTGGCTCACGGCAGTACTGGTGCGGGCAACGATCAGGTGCGTTTCGACATGATCTTCAATATTTTGATTCCAGAAGTGGAGATTATCACGCCAATTCGGGATTTAAAATTGTCTCGTGAAGCAGAAATAGAATATTTGGCCGAGCACGGCGTAGAGTATAGTGCGGCGAAAGCAACGTATTCAATTAACAAAGGTTTATGGGGAACATCGGTTGGCGGAAAGGAAACGCTAACTTCGCACGATACCTTGCCAGAAAGTGCCTGGCCAACGCAGGTTACGGAAACGGAATCGCGTAAGGTAGAATTGACTTTCGAAAAAGGTGAATTGGTGGGTATTGACGGTGAAACTTTGGAACCCGTTCGTGCTATTCAAAAATTACAAGCTATTGCGCAGCCTTTTGGAATCGGTCGCGACATTCACGTTGGCGATACCATCATCGGCATTAAAGGTCGCGTTGGTTTTGAGGCCGCCGGCCCGATTATCATTATTAAAGCGCACCACACTTTAGAAAAACATACTTTAACGAAATGGCAGTTGAGCTGGAAAGAGCAGTTGTCATCTTTCTACGGAAACTGGCTGCACGAAGGCCAGTTTCATGACCCGATTATGCGGAATATCGAAGCATTTTTAGCTGATTCGCAAAAAGTAGTGAGCGGTAAAGTGTTTGTTGAACTGTTGCCTTACCGTTTTAATATTATCGGTATCGAATCGAACCACGATTTAATGAGCAATAAGTTCGGTAGCTACGGCGAAATGAACAACGCCTGGAGCGGTGAGGATGTTAAAGGCTTTTCGAAAATTTTTGGCAATCAGGTAATGATTTGGCATAAAGTGAATAGCGAGGCATAG
- a CDS encoding TonB-dependent receptor domain-containing protein: MTRSESITRDGTNYNITVQDGTQLSKGFELSLNANPIQGLNFVAGYSHNNSKMTKSAPSVEGRRPVAAGPEDMVNAWLSYTLTTGKLEGLGFGFGGNYNSENVITNTVATGTFTLPAYTVLNATAFYNKNRYRLGLKVDNLSNKDYYKGWTTVEAQMPRSLTANVTFKF, encoded by the coding sequence ATGACTCGAAGTGAATCGATTACGAGGGATGGCACTAACTACAACATTACCGTGCAGGATGGAACGCAATTGAGTAAAGGATTTGAACTTAGCCTAAATGCAAACCCAATTCAAGGATTGAACTTTGTTGCTGGCTATAGCCACAACAACAGTAAAATGACAAAATCTGCACCAAGTGTAGAGGGGCGTAGACCTGTTGCCGCAGGGCCTGAGGACATGGTAAACGCCTGGTTGAGCTACACCCTAACAACGGGTAAGTTGGAGGGATTAGGTTTTGGCTTCGGCGGGAATTATAATAGTGAAAACGTCATCACAAACACTGTAGCTACTGGCACTTTCACGTTACCGGCTTATACGGTTTTAAATGCAACTGCCTTTTATAACAAAAATCGGTACCGCCTAGGCTTAAAGGTTGATAACCTAAGCAATAAGGATTATTATAAAGGGTGGACAACTGTTGAAGCACAAATGCCGCGAAGTTTAACGGCAAACGTAACGTTCAAATTTTAA
- a CDS encoding DUF4397 domain-containing protein: MTNFTSKALRICALTLLVFSLFISACKKEETDVTTAYFRVVNASPSSPTYNVYFSGTLLSTAALPYAGSVAYRSYPAGSYNIKFTSANSAESLFTQTVDLNANTYRSYYLINKAGSLEGLTISDELSVGSADKAYIRFINLSPDAPALDLAKKDETTPLFNNKAYKTASGFIAVDAGTYNLDAKETSNGTIKAVLAGTTLAGGYHYDIICGGLINPATDTEKPINLQAIMIK, from the coding sequence ATGACAAATTTTACTTCAAAAGCACTTCGTATTTGTGCCCTTACCCTGCTCGTTTTTTCGCTATTCATCAGCGCTTGTAAAAAAGAAGAAACTGATGTTACTACCGCTTATTTCCGTGTGGTAAATGCTTCACCATCATCACCAACCTACAATGTCTACTTTAGCGGCACCCTGTTAAGTACTGCAGCCTTGCCGTATGCCGGAAGTGTTGCCTATCGCTCCTATCCTGCCGGATCGTACAATATAAAATTCACATCGGCCAACTCGGCAGAAAGTTTATTTACACAAACTGTAGATCTTAATGCAAACACCTATCGCTCTTATTATTTAATTAATAAAGCAGGTTCTTTAGAGGGATTAACCATTTCCGACGAGCTTTCGGTAGGTTCGGCAGATAAGGCTTACATTCGCTTTATCAATCTTTCGCCCGATGCACCTGCGCTTGATCTGGCAAAAAAGGATGAAACCACACCATTGTTTAACAATAAGGCCTATAAAACGGCATCAGGATTTATTGCTGTCGATGCAGGCACTTACAATCTTGATGCTAAGGAAACTTCGAACGGAACAATAAAAGCAGTGTTGGCAGGCACTACGTTGGCAGGCGGTTATCACTACGATATTATTTGTGGCGGGCTAATCAACCCGGCTACCGACACCGAGAAGCCTATTAACCTGCAAGCGATTATGATCAAATAG
- a CDS encoding GNAT family N-acetyltransferase, with amino-acid sequence MDINEFIVQVALPEHRVFAEQIVTEMAESAKARGTGIAKRSPDYVANKMQEGKAVIAFHKDGRWAGFCYIETWSHGQFVANSGLIVSPEFRKAGLAHAIKEKVFDLSRKLYPKAKIFGLTTGLAVMKINSDLGYEPVTYSELTQDEEFWKGCQSCVNFEILKMKERKNCMCTAMLYDPATQKHDAAKKFAEELEKKPKLYERFMRIKQRLVVKPKPKSGFKVLMFLFTLLFNK; translated from the coding sequence ATGGATATTAACGAATTTATAGTGCAGGTTGCACTTCCTGAACATCGTGTATTTGCAGAACAAATTGTAACCGAAATGGCCGAGTCTGCTAAAGCACGCGGTACGGGCATTGCGAAACGTTCGCCTGACTATGTTGCAAATAAAATGCAAGAGGGCAAGGCTGTTATCGCTTTTCATAAAGATGGGCGCTGGGCGGGTTTTTGCTATATCGAAACCTGGAGCCACGGGCAGTTTGTAGCCAACTCTGGTTTAATTGTTTCGCCCGAGTTTAGAAAAGCTGGTTTGGCTCATGCCATTAAAGAAAAAGTATTCGACCTTTCGAGAAAGTTGTATCCTAAAGCGAAGATATTTGGCTTAACCACTGGCTTGGCCGTGATGAAAATCAATTCAGATTTAGGTTACGAGCCGGTTACCTATTCGGAGCTGACACAGGATGAGGAGTTTTGGAAAGGCTGCCAAAGTTGCGTTAACTTCGAAATTTTGAAAATGAAGGAACGTAAAAATTGTATGTGCACAGCCATGCTTTACGATCCGGCCACTCAAAAGCACGATGCAGCCAAGAAATTCGCCGAAGAACTAGAAAAAAAACCTAAGTTATACGAGCGCTTTATGCGCATAAAACAGCGTTTAGTTGTAAAACCGAAGCCAAAATCGGGCTTTAAAGTATTGATGTTTTTATTTACCCTCTTATTTAATAAGTAA
- a CDS encoding Rossmann-fold NAD(P)-binding domain-containing protein, whose product MKLFTSVHDVPSIKQFVKDALELKANPYAHQSLGKNKTLGLVFMNPSLRTRLSTQKAALNLGMNVMVMNMDKEGWALETQDGVVMNGSTVEHIREAAAVMGQYCDILGLRSFPKLADREEDYSEDFFNKFVKYCAVPVVSLESATRHPLQSFADIITIHETWNTPPPLGEAGRGLPKVVLAWAPHVKALPQAVPNSFAEWMCKAQAEGMINFTIAQPKGYELAEQFTPGADIQYNIEEALSGADYVYVKNWSSYKEYGKVLSTPDGWMMNNELLKFTNDAKVMHCLPVRRDLELSSEILDGPNSLVIHEAGNRLWAAQAVIKAILEEL is encoded by the coding sequence ATGAAACTTTTCACTTCCGTACACGATGTTCCAAGCATCAAACAATTTGTAAAAGATGCGCTTGAATTAAAGGCGAATCCTTATGCACATCAAAGTTTGGGTAAAAACAAAACCTTAGGGTTGGTTTTCATGAACCCGAGTTTGCGTACCCGTTTAAGCACCCAAAAAGCTGCCTTAAACTTGGGTATGAATGTTATGGTGATGAATATGGATAAAGAAGGTTGGGCCTTAGAAACTCAGGATGGCGTGGTAATGAATGGCTCTACAGTAGAGCATATTCGCGAGGCTGCCGCTGTTATGGGTCAATATTGCGATATTTTGGGATTGCGTTCCTTTCCGAAATTAGCCGATCGTGAGGAAGATTACAGTGAAGATTTCTTTAACAAGTTCGTAAAATACTGCGCCGTTCCTGTAGTGAGTTTGGAAAGCGCAACACGCCACCCGCTGCAAAGTTTTGCCGATATAATTACCATTCACGAAACGTGGAATACTCCTCCCCCTCTGGGGGAGGCCGGGAGGGGGCTTCCAAAAGTGGTTCTAGCTTGGGCCCCCCACGTTAAGGCATTGCCACAAGCGGTTCCGAATTCGTTTGCAGAATGGATGTGTAAGGCACAGGCAGAGGGAATGATCAATTTTACGATCGCCCAACCTAAAGGGTATGAACTGGCGGAACAGTTCACCCCGGGAGCAGATATTCAATATAACATTGAGGAAGCTTTATCGGGCGCCGATTACGTTTACGTTAAAAACTGGAGCAGTTATAAAGAATATGGAAAGGTTTTATCCACTCCAGACGGCTGGATGATGAACAATGAGTTGCTAAAATTTACAAACGATGCCAAAGTAATGCATTGTTTGCCCGTTCGTCGCGACTTGGAACTGTCTTCCGAAATTTTAGATGGGCCAAATTCATTGGTTATTCACGAAGCAGGAAATCGTTTGTGGGCAGCACAGGCTGTAATTAAAGCAATATTGGAAGAATTGTAA
- a CDS encoding four helix bundle protein, with amino-acid sequence MRDYKKLDVWKKAHEMNMFIKKEIAIKFPKEERFELTSQLTRASLSIPLNIVEGCGRFTDKDFAHFLDTALGSTNEIDYCCLCASELKYISDEDYKKVNKSINEVRAMLISFLKFLRAGGGEKP; translated from the coding sequence ATGCGAGACTATAAAAAACTGGATGTTTGGAAAAAAGCGCATGAAATGAATATGTTTATTAAGAAAGAGATTGCCATTAAATTTCCAAAAGAAGAAAGGTTTGAATTAACGTCTCAACTTACAAGAGCTTCGTTATCTATACCGTTAAATATAGTAGAAGGATGCGGTAGATTTACTGATAAAGATTTTGCTCATTTTCTCGATACGGCCTTGGGTTCGACAAATGAAATAGACTATTGCTGTTTATGTGCTTCAGAATTGAAATACATAAGCGATGAAGATTACAAAAAAGTAAACAAATCAATTAATGAAGTTAGGGCAATGCTAATTTCTTTTTTGAAATTTTTAAGAGCAGGCGGAGGGGAAAAACCTTAA
- a CDS encoding TonB-dependent receptor, with amino-acid sequence MPKITLFGLTLLLSFITNLSFAQQFGAIKGKVTTSDGLPASFISVGLKGKGIGTTSDENGNYEIQRVKAGSYVLRVSAVGLKVVEKAVTVQNGQILTIDFSLDQNADQLKEINVSTNKQNKYATKSSNYVAKLPLKNLENPQVYTTISKELMEEQMVTNFNDALKNTPGLDKSWTSTGRPGDGATYYNLRGFTTQVSLIDGIAGLTNGDLDPANIETIEVIKGPSGTLYGGAITNFGGLINVVTKKPIDTAGGAVTYQTGSFGLNRITADVYGPINKAKNLLFRVNGAYTKQNSWQDAGFGKTTFFAPALEYRINEKLKLNLGAEFYHYEGTNPLMVFLNRSRQLIARTPDELNFDFKKSYTSNDLTFVTPTVNVHGQLTYQISDQWVSQTNFAQNSRQSKGNYQYVMLLGATDDALSRFVTLQNSTSTAANIQQNFIGDFRIAGLRNRMIIGLDYLNQSTNNSNSPYILYDLVNTVGNPSNYINISKDQVDAKIAASTAANSKGTTATKVYSAYVSDVLNITDALSAMLSLRVDRFDNKGSFNQATGLTTGKYLQTAVSPKFGLVYNIIKDQVSIFGNYMNGFKNVAPVVQPLADISGTFKPQQANQIEAGVKTDLFHNRLNLTASYYNIEVQT; translated from the coding sequence ATGCCAAAAATCACCCTATTCGGTCTAACGCTCCTACTCTCTTTCATTACTAACCTATCTTTTGCGCAACAGTTTGGCGCCATAAAGGGTAAGGTTACTACCTCTGATGGCTTACCTGCCTCATTTATCTCTGTTGGGTTGAAGGGTAAGGGTATTGGCACGACTTCGGATGAAAATGGCAATTACGAAATACAACGCGTTAAAGCGGGCTCATATGTTTTGCGTGTATCTGCAGTTGGCCTAAAGGTTGTTGAAAAGGCGGTTACTGTACAAAATGGCCAAATTTTAACGATTGACTTTTCGCTCGATCAAAACGCCGATCAACTAAAAGAGATCAACGTTAGTACCAATAAACAAAATAAATACGCTACCAAATCAAGCAATTACGTTGCTAAGCTTCCTTTAAAAAACTTAGAAAACCCGCAGGTTTATACAACCATTTCTAAAGAATTAATGGAAGAGCAAATGGTTACCAATTTTAACGATGCGTTGAAGAACACACCGGGATTAGACAAATCGTGGACTTCGACAGGCCGCCCGGGCGACGGTGCAACGTATTACAATTTACGTGGTTTTACCACGCAGGTATCGCTAATCGATGGAATTGCCGGCTTAACCAATGGTGATTTAGATCCAGCTAATATTGAAACGATTGAAGTGATTAAAGGCCCTTCGGGCACACTTTATGGCGGCGCTATCACTAATTTTGGCGGCTTAATAAATGTGGTTACCAAAAAACCTATCGATACTGCTGGTGGTGCTGTTACCTACCAAACAGGAAGCTTTGGCCTAAACAGGATTACTGCTGATGTTTACGGGCCAATTAATAAAGCTAAAAACCTATTATTTAGGGTTAATGGAGCTTATACGAAACAAAATAGTTGGCAAGATGCCGGCTTTGGGAAGACTACGTTTTTTGCCCCGGCTTTGGAGTACAGAATTAACGAAAAGCTGAAGCTAAACCTCGGAGCAGAGTTTTATCACTACGAGGGCACCAACCCTTTAATGGTTTTCTTAAACAGAAGCAGACAATTAATTGCCCGAACGCCCGACGAGTTAAATTTTGATTTTAAAAAATCATATACCAGCAACGATTTAACTTTTGTTACACCTACGGTAAATGTACACGGACAGTTGACTTACCAAATCTCTGATCAATGGGTATCACAAACCAATTTTGCCCAAAACAGCCGTCAATCAAAGGGAAATTATCAGTATGTGATGCTGTTGGGGGCAACTGACGATGCTTTATCAAGGTTTGTTACTCTTCAAAACTCAACCAGCACCGCAGCCAATATCCAGCAAAATTTTATTGGCGATTTTAGAATTGCTGGCTTGAGAAACCGAATGATAATTGGTTTGGATTACTTGAATCAAAGTACAAATAACAGCAACTCACCCTATATTTTATATGATCTGGTGAACACGGTTGGCAATCCTTCAAATTACATCAATATCTCCAAAGATCAAGTGGATGCTAAAATTGCCGCAAGTACCGCCGCGAACTCAAAAGGCACAACGGCGACAAAGGTTTATAGTGCCTATGTTTCTGATGTACTAAACATTACTGATGCATTATCGGCAATGCTTAGCTTACGGGTAGATCGCTTTGACAATAAGGGAAGCTTTAACCAAGCAACAGGCCTTACTACAGGAAAATATCTTCAAACGGCAGTATCTCCAAAATTTGGCTTGGTTTATAACATCATTAAAGATCAAGTTTCAATTTTTGGAAACTACATGAACGGTTTCAAAAATGTGGCTCCTGTTGTTCAGCCTTTGGCTGATATTTCGGGAACATTTAAGCCCCAACAAGCGAACCAAATTGAAGCGGGCGTTAAAACCGACTTATTCCATAACAGGCTCAACTTAACTGCAAGTTACTACAATATTGAGGTACAAACATGA
- a CDS encoding aspartate aminotransferase family protein, producing MNLFDVYPLNDIEITKASGSNVWDANEQKYLDLYGGHAVISIGHTHPHYVSRLTDQLNKVGFYSNSVKIPLQTQLAEKLGQVSGKKGYQLFLVNSGAEANENALKLASFYNGRKKVIAFTGAFHGRTSLAVAVTDNPKIVAPVNETENVIFLPFNNEVALEETFKAQGNEISAVIIEGIQGVGGIKEASKSFLQKIRSLCDEYNSVYIADSVQCGYGRTGLFYSHDYSGVEADVYTMAKGMGNGFPIGGISIAPKFKPWHGELGTTFGGNHLACAAALAVLEVMEQDNLMKNAEEVGNHLITELKKFEQVVEVRGRGLMIGIELPAELAHVKKELLFTHHIFTGEAKPNVIRLLPALNLTKAQADEFLRAFEKAVKGVGYKA from the coding sequence ATGAACTTATTCGACGTTTATCCTCTTAACGATATAGAAATTACAAAAGCATCAGGCAGCAATGTTTGGGATGCTAACGAACAAAAATATTTAGATTTATATGGCGGTCATGCCGTAATCTCCATTGGTCATACCCATCCGCACTATGTAAGTCGTTTGACTGATCAATTAAATAAGGTCGGGTTTTACTCAAACTCGGTTAAAATTCCTTTGCAAACTCAGCTGGCCGAGAAATTAGGTCAGGTGTCTGGGAAAAAGGGTTACCAACTGTTTTTGGTGAATTCAGGAGCTGAAGCCAATGAAAACGCCTTAAAACTGGCGTCTTTTTACAATGGCAGAAAGAAAGTGATCGCTTTTACCGGCGCCTTCCACGGCCGTACGTCTTTGGCTGTTGCAGTAACCGATAATCCGAAAATCGTTGCTCCTGTTAATGAAACCGAAAATGTAATCTTCTTGCCGTTCAACAATGAAGTTGCTTTAGAAGAAACATTCAAGGCACAAGGAAATGAGATTTCGGCGGTAATTATTGAGGGTATTCAAGGTGTGGGCGGTATCAAAGAAGCCTCGAAAAGTTTCTTGCAAAAAATCCGTTCACTTTGCGATGAGTACAATTCCGTTTATATTGCCGATTCAGTTCAATGCGGTTACGGTAGAACCGGTTTGTTTTATTCGCACGATTATTCGGGTGTTGAAGCCGATGTTTACACCATGGCAAAGGGAATGGGTAACGGCTTTCCGATAGGAGGAATTTCCATTGCGCCGAAGTTCAAACCTTGGCATGGCGAATTGGGCACTACTTTCGGTGGCAATCACTTGGCTTGTGCCGCGGCATTAGCGGTTTTGGAAGTGATGGAACAAGATAACTTAATGAAAAACGCCGAAGAGGTGGGTAACCATTTAATCACTGAATTAAAGAAATTTGAGCAGGTGGTTGAAGTCCGCGGTCGTGGGTTAATGATCGGAATTGAACTACCAGCCGAGCTTGCCCATGTTAAGAAGGAATTGCTATTTACACACCATATTTTTACCGGAGAGGCAAAACCAAACGTTATTCGTTTATTACCAGCCTTAAATTTAACCAAAGCACAAGCTGATGAGTTTTTGAGGGCGTTTGAAAAAGCGGTAAAAGGCGTAGGGTATAAGGCTTAA